A portion of the Macaca mulatta isolate MMU2019108-1 chromosome 2, T2T-MMU8v2.0, whole genome shotgun sequence genome contains these proteins:
- the TBCCD1 gene encoding TBCC domain-containing protein 1 isoform X2 produces MREQRQNERGRLFLNCTSDALLRTLILRSPSNSISLGKATVMIDRLKCGFGLHRFSVLSVDTLQFLLFLYIQQLNKVSLRTSLIGEEWPSPRSRSQSPDLTEKSNCHNKNWNDYSHQAFVYDHLSDLLELLLDPEQLTASFHSTHSSLVSREAVVALSFLIEGTISRARKVYPLHELALWQPLHADSGFSKISKTFSFYKLETWLRSCLTGNPFGTSACLKSGKKLAWAHQVEGTTKRAKIACNTHVAPRMHRLVVMSQVYKQTLAKSSDTLVGAHVKIHRCNESFIYLLSPLRSVTIEKCRNSIFVLGPVGTTLHLHSCDNVKVIAVCHRLSISSTTACVFHILTPTRPLILSGNQTVTFAPFHTHYPMLEDHMARTGLATVPNYWDNPMVVCRENSDTSVFRLLPPCEFYVFIIPFEMEGDTTEIPGGLPSVYQKALGQREQKIQIWQKTVKEAHLTKDQRKQFQVLVENKFYEWLINTGHRQQLDSLVPPAAGSKQAAG; encoded by the exons ATGAGGGAACAGCGGCAGAATGAGCGGGGACGGTTATTCCTCAACTGTACATCGGACGCATTGCTTAGGACTCTTATTTTACGTTCTCCAAGCAACTCCATAAGTCTCGGAAAGGCGACAGTGATGATTGACCGACTTAAGTGCGGATTCGGCTTGCACCGCTTCTCAGTG CTTTCAGTGGACACCCTACAGTTTCTGCTCTTCTTATACATTCAACAGTTGAACAAAGTCTCCCTAAGGACATCTTTGATTGGTGAAGAGTGGCCTAGTCCCAGAAGCagatctcagtctcctgacctgaCTGAAAAATCTAATTGTCATAATAAG aactggAATGATTACAGTCACCAAGCTTTTGTCTATGATCATCTGTCTGATCTCCTCGAGCTGCTTTTAGATCCAGAACAACTCACTGCATCATTTCATTCAACCCATAGTAGTCTAGTGTCTCGAGAAGCTGTTGTGGCGCTCAGCTTCCTTATTGAAGGTACAATAAGTAGAGCCAGGAAGGTCTATCCACTTCATGAACTTGCACTGTGGCAACCACTGCATGCAGATAGTGGCTTCTCAAAGATCTCTAAGACTTTCTCTTTCTACAAACTGGAAACCTGGTTGAGGTCCTGTTTGACTGGGAATCCATTTGGTACATCAGCTTGCCTCAAGTCTGGAAAGAAATTGGCTTGGGCTCATCaag TTGAAGGGACGACCAAAAGAGCTAAGATTGCTTGTAATACTCATGTGGCCCCTAGGATGCACCGACTGGTGGTGATGAGCCAGGTTTACAAGCAGACACTGGCTAAAAGCTCAGATACTCTGGTGGGGGCACATGTAAAGATTCATCGTTGCAACGAATCTTTTATATATCTGCTCTCCCCCTTACG atCTGTGACAATTGAGAAGTGCAGGAATAGCATCTTTGTCTTGGGCCCTGTAGGGACTACACTTCACCTCCACAGTTGTGACAATGTTAAAGTCATTGCTGTTTGCCATCGTTTGTCCATCTCTTCTACCACAGCTTGCGTCTTTCACATTCTGACGCCTACGCGCCCACTTATTCTCTCTGGGAACCAAACAGTAACTTTTGCCCCTTTTCATACCCATTACCCAATGCTAGAGGACCATATGGCCAGGACTGGCCTTGCTACAGTGCCTAACTATTGGGATAATCCAATGGTTGTGTGCAGAGAGAACAGCGACACAAGTGTCTTCCGACTTTTACCACCTTGTGaattctatgtatttattattcCCTTTGAAATGGAAGGGGACACAACAGAGATACCTGGGGGTCTTCCATCTGTATATCAGAAAGCACTGGGTCAAAGAGAACAGAAGATACAGATCTGGCAGAAAACTGTGAAGGAGGCTCATTTGACAAA GGATCAAAGGAAGCAGTTCCAGGTACTGGTAGAGAACAAGTTTTATGAATGGTTGATTAATACAGGACATCGCCAACAGCTGGATAGCCTTGTACCCCCTGCAGCAGGCTCCAAACAAGCGGCTGGATAA
- the TBCCD1 gene encoding TBCC domain-containing protein 1 isoform X1, producing the protein MDQSSVLLWVKAEPFIVGALQVPPPSKFSLHYLRKISTYVQIRATEGAYPRLYWSTWRHIACGKLQLAKDLAWLYFEIFDSLSVKTPEERLEWSEVLSNCLSEEEVEKQRNQLSVDTLQFLLFLYIQQLNKVSLRTSLIGEEWPSPRSRSQSPDLTEKSNCHNKNWNDYSHQAFVYDHLSDLLELLLDPEQLTASFHSTHSSLVSREAVVALSFLIEGTISRARKVYPLHELALWQPLHADSGFSKISKTFSFYKLETWLRSCLTGNPFGTSACLKSGKKLAWAHQVEGTTKRAKIACNTHVAPRMHRLVVMSQVYKQTLAKSSDTLVGAHVKIHRCNESFIYLLSPLRSVTIEKCRNSIFVLGPVGTTLHLHSCDNVKVIAVCHRLSISSTTACVFHILTPTRPLILSGNQTVTFAPFHTHYPMLEDHMARTGLATVPNYWDNPMVVCRENSDTSVFRLLPPCEFYVFIIPFEMEGDTTEIPGGLPSVYQKALGQREQKIQIWQKTVKEAHLTKDQRKQFQVLVENKFYEWLINTGHRQQLDSLVPPAAGSKQAAG; encoded by the exons ATGGATCAGTCCAGCGTTCTCCTCTGGGTGAAAGCAGAACCCTTTATAGTGGGTGCCTTGCAGGTCCCCCCTCCATCCAAGTTTAGTCTTCACTATCTCAGGAAGATATCCACCTATGTGCAAATCCGGGCCACAGAAGGAGCTTACCCGCGCCTCTACTGGTCAACATGGAGGCACATCGCTTGTGGGAAGCTGCAGTTGGCCAAGGACCTGGCGTGGCTTTACTTCGAAATATTTGATAGTCTTTCAGTGAAGACACCTGAGGAGCGCCTGGAATGGTCTGAGGTTCTGTCCAACTGCCTGTCTGAGGAGGAAGTTGAAAAGCAGAGAAATCAG CTTTCAGTGGACACCCTACAGTTTCTGCTCTTCTTATACATTCAACAGTTGAACAAAGTCTCCCTAAGGACATCTTTGATTGGTGAAGAGTGGCCTAGTCCCAGAAGCagatctcagtctcctgacctgaCTGAAAAATCTAATTGTCATAATAAG aactggAATGATTACAGTCACCAAGCTTTTGTCTATGATCATCTGTCTGATCTCCTCGAGCTGCTTTTAGATCCAGAACAACTCACTGCATCATTTCATTCAACCCATAGTAGTCTAGTGTCTCGAGAAGCTGTTGTGGCGCTCAGCTTCCTTATTGAAGGTACAATAAGTAGAGCCAGGAAGGTCTATCCACTTCATGAACTTGCACTGTGGCAACCACTGCATGCAGATAGTGGCTTCTCAAAGATCTCTAAGACTTTCTCTTTCTACAAACTGGAAACCTGGTTGAGGTCCTGTTTGACTGGGAATCCATTTGGTACATCAGCTTGCCTCAAGTCTGGAAAGAAATTGGCTTGGGCTCATCaag TTGAAGGGACGACCAAAAGAGCTAAGATTGCTTGTAATACTCATGTGGCCCCTAGGATGCACCGACTGGTGGTGATGAGCCAGGTTTACAAGCAGACACTGGCTAAAAGCTCAGATACTCTGGTGGGGGCACATGTAAAGATTCATCGTTGCAACGAATCTTTTATATATCTGCTCTCCCCCTTACG atCTGTGACAATTGAGAAGTGCAGGAATAGCATCTTTGTCTTGGGCCCTGTAGGGACTACACTTCACCTCCACAGTTGTGACAATGTTAAAGTCATTGCTGTTTGCCATCGTTTGTCCATCTCTTCTACCACAGCTTGCGTCTTTCACATTCTGACGCCTACGCGCCCACTTATTCTCTCTGGGAACCAAACAGTAACTTTTGCCCCTTTTCATACCCATTACCCAATGCTAGAGGACCATATGGCCAGGACTGGCCTTGCTACAGTGCCTAACTATTGGGATAATCCAATGGTTGTGTGCAGAGAGAACAGCGACACAAGTGTCTTCCGACTTTTACCACCTTGTGaattctatgtatttattattcCCTTTGAAATGGAAGGGGACACAACAGAGATACCTGGGGGTCTTCCATCTGTATATCAGAAAGCACTGGGTCAAAGAGAACAGAAGATACAGATCTGGCAGAAAACTGTGAAGGAGGCTCATTTGACAAA GGATCAAAGGAAGCAGTTCCAGGTACTGGTAGAGAACAAGTTTTATGAATGGTTGATTAATACAGGACATCGCCAACAGCTGGATAGCCTTGTACCCCCTGCAGCAGGCTCCAAACAAGCGGCTGGATAA